AGGCTCTCGCCCGTCCAGCCCTGCTTCACCCCGGCCCACGCCGGCGTTTGCAGGAAACTCACCCGGCCGGGGCAGGGACCGGCCCCCGCCGCACCCTCCCTGAGGAACGCCAGATGCTCGGCGGCGGTCAGCCGCACCACCTCGGGAGCGGCACGGGTCTTCTCCTCGGGCGCCTGCACTCCGGCTGGGATCATGACTGCGGTCGGCACGGGACACTTCCCTCCACAACGGCTGCCGGGCGGGCCCGGCCACGGTCCCGGACGGGCCCGTTCTCCTGCTGCACGCCCGGGCCCGGCAAAAGGTGACCATGAGATTCCCGACAGCCTCCGCGCCTTCCCTCAAGCCCCTGACCAGGGCAAACTCCGATGCTCGTGAAGCAGTTGACCAGCGGTCCCCGGCACGCGCGACGCGCGCAGGCACCGGGCGCGTCCTCACCCGGCCGGGGCAGCGCGATCATGGCCGCCGGATCGCTCGTCTCGCGCGCCACCGGCTTCGTGCGCAGCGCCGTGGTGGTCGCGGCCCTGGGCACGGCGCTGCTCGGCGACGCCTACCAGATCGCCAACACGGTGCCGAACATCGTGTACTTCCTGCTCCTCGGCGGCGCGCTCAACGCCGTCGTCGTACCGGAACTGGTGCGCGCGGCACGGGAGCACGCGGACGGCGGCACGGCGCACCTGGGCCGGCTGCTCACCCTCTGCGCGGGCGCGCTGCTGCTGCTCAGCACGGCGGCCGTGCTCGCCGCACCCTGGCTGGTGGCCGCCTACGCCCCCGACTTCGACGGCGCGCAGCGCGACCTGACCATCGCACTCGCGCGGTACTGCCTGCCGCAGATCCTGGCCTACGGCCTGTTCGCGCTGCTGAGCCAGGCACTCACCGCGCACGGCAGGTTCGGCGCGATGACCTGGGCACCGGTGCTCAACAACCTCGTCGTGATCGCGGTCTTCGGCCTCTACCTCGCGGTGGCGGGGCAGGCCATGGAGGCCGGACAGGTCACCGAAGGGCAGGCGCTGCTGCTCGGCCTCGGCTCGACGGCGGGCGTCGCGGTGCAGGCCGGCGTGCTCCTGCCGGCCCTGCGCGCGGCCGGACTCAGGCCCCGCCTGCGCCTCGACCTGGTGGGCGCCGAACTGCGCGCACCGCTGCGCGCGGCGGGCTGGACGATCCTGCTGGTGGCCGTGAACCAGCTGACGTTCTGGCTGGTGACCAGCCTCGCCACCTCGGCCGGGGTGCGGGCGGCGGCCGAGGGCGCGGCGGCGGGCGCCGGGTTCGCCGCCTACACGAACGCGTACACGCTGTGGATGGTGCCGCAGGGCATCGTCACGGTGTCGCTCGCGACCGCGCTGCTGCCCCGCATGAGCGCCGCGGGGCGCGGCGACCCGGCGGCGGTGGGCCGGGACCTGGCGTGGGGACTGCGGCGCAACGCCGTCGCCCTGATGCCGGCGGCACTGGTGTTCGTGGCGCTCGCGCCGCAGGTGATGGGCGTGGTCTTCCAGCACGGCAGGACCGGGGAGGCCGACGTCCGCGTGCTGGCCTGGGTCCTGGTGGCCTTCGCGCCGGGGCTGCCGGCGTTCGCCGCCCAGTACCTGCTGTCCCGCGCGTTCTACGCACTGGGCGACACGCGGACCCCGTTCCTGCTCAACCTGGTCACCGCCGCGACCCAGGCCGCCCTCGTGCTGGCCGCCTACGCGCTGCTGCCCGCCCGCTGGGCGGTGGCCGGGATGGCCGGCGCCTACGCCGTGGCCTGCGTGGTGGGCCTGCTGTGCACCACGTGGGCGCTGCGCGCGGCGATCGGCCGCTGGCCCGCCACGGCAGGCACCCACCTGCGGGCCCTGGCCGCCGCGCTGCCCGGAACGCTGGCCGGCTGGTCCGCCGCCCGCTGGTGCGGCGAAACGCTCGGCCCCGGCCTGGCGGGCGACGCCGCCGGCCTCGCGATCGGCACCGCCCTGCTGGCCGCCTCCGTGGTGTCGCTGGCGGGGCCACTGCGGCTGACCGAGGTCACCGGCCTCATCGCCGCGCTGCGCAGACGGCTGCCGGGCGGCGCGCGATGAGCGGGAACGGCGCCTGGCAGGACTACGAGACCTTCTACGCCGCCACCGCCCGGCGGCTGGTGACCGCGATCTACGCGCTGACCGGCGACCTCGGGGACGCCGAGGACGCGGTGCAGGAGGCGTACGCGCGGGCCTGGCAGCGCTGGGACCGGCTGACCGCCGAGGGCGACCCCACGCCGTGGGTGCGGACCGTCGCGCTGCGGCTGGCCGTCAGCACCTGGCGCAAGACCCGCAACCGCCTGCGCGCACACCTGCGCCACGGCCCGCCGCCCGCCGTACCCTCCGCGGCGCCCGACCACGTGGCGCTGGTCGCCGCACTGCGCGAACTCCCCCGCGACCAGCGGGTCGCGGTCGTGCTGCACCATGTACTCGACCTGCCCGTCGCCCAGGTCGCCCAGGAGACCGGTGTGTCGGAACCCGCCGTCCGCACCCGGCTGAGCCGGGCCCGGCGGACCCTCCGCGAGCGGCTGACCGACGAACGGGCGCCGCACCGACTGTCGTTCAGCATGCCAGGGACACCCAGGGGAGAGACCCGATGAGCGACCCGTTGGACGAGCGGCTGCACACGTTCGCCCACGAACTCGGGGCCACGGTCGTACTGCCGGGCCCCGGCGACGCCAAGCGCCGCGCGCAGCGGCGACGGGCACGCCACCGCCGGGCGGCCGCGATGGCGGGCGGCGTGGCGGCGCTGGCCGCGGTGGCGGCCGGCACCTGGCTGTTCACCCCGGCCGCCCCCGAGCCCGCACCGCCGACGCCGCCCGCGGCGAGCCCGCCGCCGTCCGCCTCCACCCAACCACCGTTCCCAGCGGCCGACACGCTGCCCTGGCACTCCGAGCTGCGCTGGCAGCTGAGCGGGGATGAGGACGTGGCCCGCAGGGCCGATGACTGGTGGAAGTTCTGCGGCTGGGACGACATCGCCGAGGGAGCGGGCCAAGCCTCCGGCTGGACCGCGCCCTACGAGGCGGAGGACGAATCGGTGGCGTCCTACTCACTGCTCGAATACGCCAGCGAGGAGGAGGCCAAGGAGGTCGCGCTCGCCCTCGTGCAGGGAGGCCGCTGCTGGCCCACCATCGTGCACGACACGGGAAGCACCCCACCTCAGCCCTCGGTCACCGTGGTCGACTTCGGACCGGCGTCCCAGCTCGTGCCGAGCAGGGCCCGGATGTATCTCGACGTCGTGGACAAGCAGTTGCTGGTCCTGACCGTACTGAGCGACGCCCTGCCGACGGACGACGAGGAGGAAGCGGCCCGAACGGTGGACTGCCTCACCGGCCTCGTGGCCGATGCCTTCCCCGACGGCTCAGCCTGCCCCACAGGCGCCACCGGCACCCCCTGACCACCACCCCCGACACCCCGGCATCCTCACCATCGCGGTCGCGGCCGTCTCCGACAGCACACCCGGCGCACACCCGGCCGCGTGCGCTACGCCCTCCCCCTGCGCCGCGGATCGACCCGCCGAGCGGCCCACAGAACAGTGCGCGACCCCATGACGAACGAGTCCCCCGAATCGAAGACGAGCCGCTTGGCACCGCCCGCCAGCGCCAAGAGGTCACGCACGGTGAACGCCTGTGCGCCAATCATCACTTGATCACCGCGCCGGACGGTGGCGGCATCGATCTCCACCGCGACCAGCACTCCGGTCGCCACCGGCGCATCACCCCCGTACCCGGGCAGCGGCCCGGACAGCCGACGGCTTGCCGAGTAGGTATCGAATCGCACGATGCACTTCTCCGTTCCGCGCCCGGGCCACGACCGGGCGTATCGATAGAACCCGCCCCCGGGAGCCTGTGACTCGTGGGAGAGCCGGTATCGAACCGTGCTCGCCGGGGGCGGGAGTCGAGATGCGGCACGCCATCGGCCCGGCGGGCCGACCATGCCGCGAAAGATGGCCTCAACAGGCGCGACCGCACGACGCCGAGCCGTCAAGGGAGGCAAGCGCGCAGGCGAACCAGACCACCTTCCCCACCCCGAGCCACGTGCGCGCGTACCCGAAATCGTCGGCCATCTCGCGCAGCAGCCACAGCCCGCGCCCGCACGTCCCATCCGACGCGGGCTCCCTGAGCACCGGCAACGACGGCGACGCATCGAACACCTGCACCACGACCAGGCCGCCGACCCGCGCGACCAACAGGTAGCAGTCCGCCCGACCGGAGTGCGCGAGCACGTTGGTCAGCAACTCGGACACGCCCAGCCTGGCCGTCTCGACGACGGAATCCGGCGCCCCCCACAACTGGAGGATGTCCACGACGGCTCTCCGTCGTTGAGCCAGATCGGAAGCCCGTACGTCGACGGCCCAGCCGTACATGTCGGGCCTGACGGCCTGCCTTTCCAAAATGGTCATCGGGGCCTCCGGAGAGAGTCAGCGCAGGGGGACGCTCGGGTCGCGATCACCACGCCCTATGGCGCAGGGTGAGCAACTGACTCCAGAATGGCATCAGAAACGCTACGGTGGGACCCGCGCCCCGGAATTCTGCAATCAACTTTCTGCGCACCATTCCGGCGGTGCACGGGCGTTGCTCGCTCCGAAGCGGCATCTGCCGTCGCGGCGCGAAACATTGCTCGCCCGTGCGGAACGTTGCTTGCCGACGCGGAACGTTGCTTGCGCACGCGCAACACGCCCCGCCACACTGAGACCGAGAGGACTGCGGATGATCACAGACATCGAGTCGGCCACACCGGCGCTCTGCCGGTTGCAACTGGGGAGCGAGCTACGCTCGTTGCGCCTCGCGGCCGGCCTCAAGGCCAGCCAGGTCGTCCGAAAGCTCCTCTGGAGCCCGTCCAAGCTGACCCGCCTGGAAACCGGAGAGAACTCCTCGGTCGAGCAGGCCGACGTGATGGCCCTGTGCGAGATCTACGGGGCAGGCGAGGAGACCCGCGCCCGCCTCACCGGCTACGCGGCGGTCACCAAGACCCGCCGCGACTGGTGGCAGTCACCCGAGTACCGCCCGGCGATAAGGCCGGTGTTCAAGGCGTTTCTCGGACTCGAAGCAACGGCGACCGCGCTGCACAACTACGAACCCGAGTTCGTGCCGGGCCTGCTCCAGACCGAGGACTACGTCCGCGTCATCCACGAGCGCGCCCACCAGGGGCTCAGCCCCGAGGAGGTGGACCGGCTGGTCGCGGTCCGGATGACGCGGCAGGAAGTGCTGCGACGCAAGGACTCGCCCTTGCGGCTCACCGCGATCATCAACGAGGCCGTCCTGCGCCGCCACGTGGGCGGCCCCAACCTCATGCGGGCACAGCTCACCCACATCGTCGAGGTCGCCGAGGAACTGCCGAACGTCCGAGTACAGGTCGTCCCGTTCAGCGCCGGAGCGCATGCCGGGATGAACGGCAGCTTTTTCGTTCTGCACTTCCCCGAAGGAGCGGCGCCCAAGTCCATCGTCTACCTGGAAAGCCTGGCCGACGCATGGGTCGGCCGCCGTGAACCGGACATCGCCCGGTTCACGGACGCATTCACCGACCTCCAAGCGCTCGCTCCCGGGCCACAGGAGTCCCTGCGTATGATCAAGACAGCGATCAAGGAGCTGTGACGACATGGTCATTCGAGGTCCCGGCGCCCTCGCCGGTGCCAACTGGCGCACATCCAGCTACAGCAACGACCAGGGCGGCGCGTGCGTCCAGGGCGCGTGCTTGACCGAGGAGTGGTTCACCTCACGCCACAGCAACGACCAAGGCGGCGACTGCGTGCAGGGCGCGCGCCTGACCGGACGCGCCATGGCCGTGCGGGACTCCAAGGCACCCGACGAAGCGACAGTCGTCTTCCCCGAACACGCATGGACCGGCTTCGTGACCTCTCTCAAAGCCAGCCCATCCAGCAGCAGCTCCAAATAGCGCGCAGCGTCGGCCTTCCCGAGCTCGATCGTCGAAGGCCGACATCGCGTCACCCCCTCCTCGCCCCCCCGGGGACGGCCGCCACCGGGCGCGCCCAGCTGCCGTGGCCGTCGAAATGGTTGTTGCGATCCTCGGCCGTCCCGGGGGACGGCCGCCACTGCGCAGCGTCGGCCTTCGGTAGTCGAGCTCGATCACCGTTGCGATCCTCGGCCGTCCCGGGGGACGGCCGCCACCTGCCGATGTGGCGCACCCGGTGGCCTGTCCCCGAGGTTGCGATCCTCGGCCATCCCGGGGGACGGCCGCCACCGGCGCCATCCGCAACATCGAGCACGGCGACATCAAGTTGCGATCCTCGGCCGTCCCGGGGGACGGCCGCCACCTGGAGTCCCAGACACCGCCGCACGGGTCGCAGAGCAGGTTGCGATCCTCGGCCGTCCCGGGGGACGGCTGCCACGCGGCCCACTTCCCTGACCAACCCCGGCGACACGGTGTTGCGATCCTCGGCCGTCCCGGGGGACGGCTGCCACGGCTGCCAGTTGGGGCAGTGGGTGATGCCGCCCGCGAGGTTGCGATCCTCGGCCGTCCCGGGGGACGGCTGCCACGCTTCAAGGCCGCGCGGATCTCCCGCGTCGCCGGATCGTTGCGATCCTCGGCCGTCCCGGGGGACGGCTGCCACCGGGAGCCGCAGTCCTCGCAGTCCCACCAGTAGGTGGTTGCGATCCTCGGCCGTCCCGGGGGACGGCTGCCACCTGCGAGCCGCGCGCATTGGGGCGCGGTTCACCCAGGAGTTGCGATCCTCGGCCGTCCCGGGGGACGGCTGCCACCCTCGCCCTCAACATCCGCGGCTGGTGGAAGGGCGGCGTTGCGATCCTCGGCCGTCCCGGGGGACGGCTGCCACCGGCCAGCATGGACTCCGCGTCCAACCCGAGCCCCTGGTTGCGATCCTCGGCCGTCCCGGGGGACGGCTGCCACGCTGACGCCTGAGCCTGCGCGATCTGCCTCTGCGCGGGTTGCGATCCTCGGCCGTCCCGGGGGACGGCTGCCACCCGGCGGCACCGCCGCCGGGGCGGGCGGCAGGGTCGGGGTTGCGATCCTCGGCCGTCCCGGGGGACGGCTGCCACGGCCTCTGACCAGGGCTTTTACCGTGCGATGCGAGATTCTTCGCTGCCCAGCGCGGGACGAAAGCGGATGACAAGGACATCCTCCTTCGGTGCGATCCGCGTGTCGTGTGTGCACTTGGGGTCCCGAACCTCGCTCCTGCTCCCTGGCCAGATGGCATCAGTCTGACAGTAACGGCGCCCGTGACTTTGCCGAAAACGGCCGCGCTACCGATGTGCATGCCTTACGGTCGTCGCGTCTGAGTCGAGTGGGGGCTGCGTGACTGGTGGGGTGCTTTATGCGCACAGCGCGAACGACGCGGGGGTGCGGCATGAATTGGCCGATCACCTGCGGGGTTCTGCCACGCTGGCGCGCATGTTCGGAAATGTGTTCGGCGCGGGAGATGTCGCGGCGTACCTGGCCCTCGTGCACGACGTAGGCAAAGGCTGGTGTTGCTGGCAGCACCGCCTCATCTCGGTCGAGAACGAACAAGCCCGAGGCAAGAAGCAGCGGGTCGGCGTTCCGCACAAGGAGGCGGGCGCTGGGTTGGCGGCGAAGTACATCGCACGGCCGTTCGCCGCCCTGGTTCTCGGTCATCATGGCGGGCTGCCGGACGACGGCCGCGTACGCGAAGTCGTACGGAGTCTGG
Above is a genomic segment from Streptomyces marincola containing:
- a CDS encoding SigE family RNA polymerase sigma factor: MSGNGAWQDYETFYAATARRLVTAIYALTGDLGDAEDAVQEAYARAWQRWDRLTAEGDPTPWVRTVALRLAVSTWRKTRNRLRAHLRHGPPPAVPSAAPDHVALVAALRELPRDQRVAVVLHHVLDLPVAQVAQETGVSEPAVRTRLSRARRTLRERLTDERAPHRLSFSMPGTPRGETR
- the murJ gene encoding murein biosynthesis integral membrane protein MurJ — its product is MLVKQLTSGPRHARRAQAPGASSPGRGSAIMAAGSLVSRATGFVRSAVVVAALGTALLGDAYQIANTVPNIVYFLLLGGALNAVVVPELVRAAREHADGGTAHLGRLLTLCAGALLLLSTAAVLAAPWLVAAYAPDFDGAQRDLTIALARYCLPQILAYGLFALLSQALTAHGRFGAMTWAPVLNNLVVIAVFGLYLAVAGQAMEAGQVTEGQALLLGLGSTAGVAVQAGVLLPALRAAGLRPRLRLDLVGAELRAPLRAAGWTILLVAVNQLTFWLVTSLATSAGVRAAAEGAAAGAGFAAYTNAYTLWMVPQGIVTVSLATALLPRMSAAGRGDPAAVGRDLAWGLRRNAVALMPAALVFVALAPQVMGVVFQHGRTGEADVRVLAWVLVAFAPGLPAFAAQYLLSRAFYALGDTRTPFLLNLVTAATQAALVLAAYALLPARWAVAGMAGAYAVACVVGLLCTTWALRAAIGRWPATAGTHLRALAAALPGTLAGWSAARWCGETLGPGLAGDAAGLAIGTALLAASVVSLAGPLRLTEVTGLIAALRRRLPGGAR
- a CDS encoding ATP-binding protein encodes the protein MTILERQAVRPDMYGWAVDVRASDLAQRRRAVVDILQLWGAPDSVVETARLGVSELLTNVLAHSGRADCYLLVARVGGLVVVQVFDASPSLPVLREPASDGTCGRGLWLLREMADDFGYARTWLGVGKVVWFACALASLDGSASCGRAC
- a CDS encoding helix-turn-helix domain-containing protein, giving the protein MITDIESATPALCRLQLGSELRSLRLAAGLKASQVVRKLLWSPSKLTRLETGENSSVEQADVMALCEIYGAGEETRARLTGYAAVTKTRRDWWQSPEYRPAIRPVFKAFLGLEATATALHNYEPEFVPGLLQTEDYVRVIHERAHQGLSPEEVDRLVAVRMTRQEVLRRKDSPLRLTAIINEAVLRRHVGGPNLMRAQLTHIVEVAEELPNVRVQVVPFSAGAHAGMNGSFFVLHFPEGAAPKSIVYLESLADAWVGRREPDIARFTDAFTDLQALAPGPQESLRMIKTAIKEL
- a CDS encoding DUF397 domain-containing protein → MVIRGPGALAGANWRTSSYSNDQGGACVQGACLTEEWFTSRHSNDQGGDCVQGARLTGRAMAVRDSKAPDEATVVFPEHAWTGFVTSLKASPSSSSSK